One Microbacterium sp. No. 7 genomic window carries:
- a CDS encoding LCP family protein: MSPRKAPRHRPVARHGILTQPHPLVQLLTVLGAAVVVVVLSTSLVGAFTVWDAARAVEETSVDIGTASQDLPAVGEIEGGVNLLLVGTDSCEGQDLALFPRCAEDEGGERNDVTMLVHISDEPRRVTVVSFPRDMIVDIPSCTDADGNETYPSTDMLNASYFYGGLACSAKTISELTGVEIQYAAAIRWTGVINMSDAIGGVDVCVSGEISDTHTGLHLTEGHHTLQGAEALQFLRIRHGIGDGSDLGRISNQQQFMSSLVRKLQSDGVLNNPQVLYTFATTALKQVNSSPPQLLVSSSLANPWTMVQIAMAVRSVPFEDIVFVQYPTVYAEGGMRVLPVVEDADVLFAALAENQSLMLTGGTSGGYGTEVVGDAQAPGESTATPTPTEPDADGEPVEGEPGEDGTVEEPPVTEEPTVPAGTAVLPGSITGQTALQVTCTVPE, encoded by the coding sequence GTGAGCCCCAGGAAGGCCCCGCGTCACCGGCCCGTCGCCCGGCACGGCATCCTCACCCAGCCGCATCCGCTCGTGCAGCTGCTCACGGTGCTCGGCGCGGCCGTCGTCGTGGTCGTGCTGAGCACGAGCCTGGTCGGCGCGTTCACCGTGTGGGACGCCGCGCGGGCCGTCGAGGAGACGTCGGTCGACATCGGCACCGCGAGCCAGGACCTGCCCGCCGTCGGCGAGATCGAGGGCGGCGTCAACCTGCTGCTCGTCGGCACCGACTCGTGCGAGGGCCAGGACCTCGCGCTGTTCCCGCGCTGCGCGGAGGACGAGGGCGGCGAGCGCAACGACGTGACGATGCTCGTGCACATCAGCGACGAGCCGCGCCGCGTGACGGTCGTCTCGTTCCCGCGCGACATGATCGTCGACATCCCGTCGTGCACCGACGCCGACGGCAACGAGACCTACCCGTCGACCGACATGCTCAACGCGTCATACTTCTACGGCGGGCTGGCGTGCTCGGCGAAGACGATCTCGGAGCTCACGGGCGTCGAGATCCAGTACGCCGCCGCGATCCGCTGGACCGGCGTCATCAACATGTCCGACGCGATCGGCGGCGTCGACGTGTGCGTCTCGGGCGAGATCAGCGACACCCACACGGGCCTGCACCTGACCGAGGGCCACCACACGCTGCAGGGCGCCGAGGCGCTGCAGTTCCTGCGCATCCGGCACGGCATCGGCGACGGCTCCGACCTGGGCCGCATCTCGAACCAGCAGCAGTTCATGAGCTCGCTCGTGCGCAAGCTGCAGTCCGACGGGGTGCTGAACAACCCGCAGGTGCTCTACACGTTCGCGACGACGGCGCTCAAGCAGGTCAACAGCTCGCCGCCGCAGCTGCTCGTCAGCAGCTCGCTCGCGAACCCCTGGACCATGGTGCAGATCGCGATGGCCGTGCGCAGCGTGCCGTTCGAGGACATCGTGTTCGTGCAGTACCCGACCGTGTACGCCGAGGGCGGCATGCGCGTGCTGCCCGTCGTCGAGGATGCCGACGTGCTGTTCGCCGCGCTCGCCGAGAACCAGTCGCTCATGCTCACGGGCGGCACGAGCGGCGGCTACGGCACCGAGGTCGTCGGCGACGCGCAGGCTCCGGGCGAGTCCACGGCGACGCCCACGCCGACCGAGCCCGACGCCGACGGCGAGCCCGTCGAGGGCGAGCCGGGCGAGGACGGCACGGTCGAGGAGCCGCCCGTCACGGAGGAGCCCACCGTGCCCGCCGGCACCGCGGTGCTGCCCGGCAGCATCACGGGACAGACCGCCCTCCAGGTCACCTGCACTGTTCCCGAGTGA
- a CDS encoding CGNR zinc finger domain-containing protein, whose product MELPRVTPSRLGGDVAMDFFNTVGWRLDPARRHEGLPTYPHLLSWTQQVGLLSEAETRSLARQADERPEAAAAEHARAIELRDDTYDALTDDREPAALQQQLPSAHAHSQLRRTPGGAWTWAPAPLDLATPRHRLALELARLLTSDAILRFHRCEDRHCGWVFLDTSRLHNRRWCSSADCGNRNRVRAHYARTKTGARGETE is encoded by the coding sequence ATGGAACTGCCGAGAGTCACGCCGTCGAGACTGGGCGGCGACGTCGCGATGGACTTCTTCAACACCGTCGGCTGGCGGCTCGACCCCGCACGGCGACACGAGGGACTGCCCACCTATCCGCACCTGCTCTCGTGGACACAGCAGGTCGGACTGCTCTCCGAGGCCGAGACGCGGTCACTGGCCCGGCAGGCGGACGAGCGGCCCGAGGCCGCGGCCGCCGAGCACGCCCGGGCGATCGAGCTGCGCGACGACACCTACGACGCGCTCACCGACGATCGCGAGCCCGCTGCCCTCCAGCAGCAGCTGCCGTCGGCACACGCCCACAGCCAGCTGCGGCGCACACCCGGCGGCGCATGGACCTGGGCTCCCGCACCCCTCGATCTCGCGACCCCCCGGCACCGCCTCGCCCTCGAGCTCGCGAGACTCCTGACGTCGGACGCGATCCTGCGGTTCCACCGCTGCGAAGACCGGCACTGCGGCTGGGTCTTCCTCGACACCTCCCGCCTGCACAACCGCCGGTGGTGCAGCTCCGCGGACTGCGGAAACCGCAACCGCGTGCGCGCCCACTACGCGCGCACGAAGACGGGGGCGCGGGGCGAAACCGAGTGA
- a CDS encoding MFS transporter, which produces MRRPSPFGALWASQGTSNAADGILAAAAPLLMAALTRDPLAVAGMTVAQFLPRLLFALPAGALTDRMDRRWILVGGNLLRGAGFALLATAVALGWESIWLLYAAVFVAGAAETLVDNAALTVPPRVVPRERLERANGRLLATQSVIDAFVGPPVGSALMAIAATLAFFTSAGLFAVAGLAALLLPRLLPTAHERMPGVASASVLAEIGDGWAFFWGHRLLRRVAFISAAINFFATATGAILVLLATGPLGVPEAAYGLFLSVPAAGAILGSLLAEKVIRRIGGGPVTWAAALVPAISYLTLGVSDDLVLVLATMFLAAVATACNQIVVSTLRQAAVPDALLGRVTAAYRLIVLGVVPLGALAGGILGSVLGIRPTFVVVAVGLAIAACLLAPRVTTSALRRAERG; this is translated from the coding sequence ATGCGGCGACCGTCACCGTTCGGCGCCCTGTGGGCGTCACAGGGCACGTCGAACGCGGCCGACGGGATCCTGGCGGCTGCGGCGCCGCTGCTGATGGCGGCGCTGACGCGCGATCCGCTGGCCGTCGCGGGGATGACGGTGGCGCAGTTCCTGCCTCGGCTGCTGTTCGCGCTGCCCGCGGGCGCCCTCACCGACCGGATGGACCGTCGATGGATCCTGGTCGGCGGGAACCTCCTGCGCGGCGCCGGGTTCGCCCTCCTCGCGACCGCGGTGGCGCTGGGCTGGGAGAGCATCTGGCTGCTCTACGCGGCGGTCTTCGTCGCGGGGGCCGCGGAGACGCTCGTCGACAACGCCGCGCTCACGGTCCCGCCCCGTGTCGTGCCCCGGGAGAGGCTCGAGCGTGCGAACGGCCGGCTCCTCGCCACGCAGTCCGTCATCGACGCCTTCGTCGGCCCTCCCGTCGGCTCGGCCCTCATGGCGATCGCGGCCACGCTCGCCTTCTTCACGAGCGCCGGGCTCTTCGCGGTCGCGGGTCTCGCCGCGCTTCTGCTCCCGCGACTCCTGCCGACGGCGCACGAGAGGATGCCGGGTGTCGCATCCGCCTCGGTCCTGGCCGAGATCGGGGACGGGTGGGCCTTCTTCTGGGGCCACCGTCTCCTGCGCCGCGTCGCCTTCATCTCCGCGGCGATCAACTTCTTCGCGACCGCGACCGGAGCCATCCTGGTCCTGCTCGCGACCGGCCCGCTCGGCGTGCCCGAGGCGGCGTACGGGCTCTTCCTCTCCGTGCCGGCGGCCGGTGCGATCCTCGGATCGCTGCTGGCCGAGAAGGTCATCCGGCGGATCGGCGGAGGGCCCGTGACCTGGGCGGCCGCGCTCGTGCCGGCGATCAGCTACCTGACGCTGGGGGTGTCCGACGACCTCGTCCTCGTGCTGGCGACCATGTTCCTCGCCGCGGTCGCCACCGCGTGCAACCAGATCGTCGTCTCCACGCTGCGTCAGGCAGCCGTCCCCGACGCGCTCCTCGGACGGGTCACGGCCGCCTACCGCCTGATCGTGCTGGGCGTCGTGCCCCTCGGAGCGCTCGCCGGTGGCATCCTGGGCAGCGTCCTCGGCATCCGTCCCACGTTCGTCGTCGTCGCCGTCGGTCTCGCGATCGCGGCGTGCCTCCTCGCCCCGCGCGTGACGACGTCGGCGCTGCGCCGGGCGGAACGGGGGTGA
- the istB gene encoding IS21-like element helper ATPase IstB — translation MATSKTSESVKQITYLAGALKAPRITEAAARMADQARDAGWSFEDYLAAVLEREVSARNASGAELRIKAAGFPSRKTLEDFDWDAQPATRQQIAALASGGFLLEAQNVVLLGPPGTGKTHLATALGIVAARHGHRVLFATATDWVTRLTDAHRQGNLPKELARLRRYGLIIVDEVGYLPFEQDAANLFFQLVSSRYEHASLILTSNLPFSSWGGVFGDQAVAAAMIDRIVHHADVLTLKGASYRLRGRGIDSLPSIRTTTDETPS, via the coding sequence ATGGCTACCTCGAAGACCAGCGAGTCGGTGAAGCAGATCACCTACCTCGCCGGCGCACTCAAGGCACCCCGGATCACGGAGGCCGCAGCCCGGATGGCGGACCAAGCACGCGACGCCGGGTGGTCGTTCGAGGACTACCTCGCCGCCGTCCTCGAACGCGAAGTGAGCGCTCGCAACGCTTCCGGCGCGGAGCTGCGGATCAAAGCGGCCGGGTTCCCGAGCCGGAAGACGCTCGAGGACTTCGACTGGGACGCGCAACCAGCCACTCGGCAGCAGATCGCGGCGCTCGCTTCGGGAGGGTTCCTCCTCGAAGCGCAGAACGTGGTCCTGCTCGGCCCTCCCGGAACCGGGAAGACCCACCTCGCGACCGCGCTCGGAATCGTCGCCGCCCGCCACGGGCACCGAGTGCTGTTCGCGACCGCGACCGACTGGGTCACCCGCCTCACCGACGCCCACCGGCAAGGCAACCTCCCGAAAGAGCTCGCCCGGCTGCGGCGTTACGGGCTGATCATCGTCGACGAAGTCGGCTACCTCCCGTTCGAACAAGACGCAGCGAACCTGTTCTTCCAACTCGTCTCCAGCCGCTACGAGCACGCGTCACTGATCCTGACCTCGAACCTGCCGTTCTCCAGCTGGGGAGGGGTCTTCGGCGACCAGGCCGTTGCCGCCGCGATGATCGACCGCATCGTTCACCACGCCGACGTCCTCACCCTCAAAGGCGCCAGCTACCGACTCCGCGGCCGCGGCATCGACAGCCTCCCCAGCATCCGCACCACCACCGACGAAACACCTAGCTAG
- the istA gene encoding IS21 family transposase, with protein sequence MITLEDWALIRRLASDGVPKAQIAARLGISRTTVIKAVNSDGPPKYERSPRPTSFTPFEVRVRALLAEHPRMPATVLAERVGWEGSIRWFRDNVVRLRPEHHPVDPADRLSWAAGDAAQCDLWFPPRKIPLEDGTTALLPVLVIVAAHSRFVTARMIPTRKTEDLLLGHWDLIQRLGAVPRRLIWDNESGIGQRGRLAQGVAAFAGTLATKVVQLRPYDPESKGIVERRNGWLETSFMPGRTFTSPADFNAQLEGWLERANARVVRTIKARPVDLIGHDRSRMLPLPPIPLQLGWRERVRLGRDYYVRLDASDYSVDPAAIGRFVDVIADLDRVRVRLEDRLVADHARVWARGSTITDPAHLEAAKRLRQQFQTPRPDPVDDLARDLADYDRAFGIEGVA encoded by the coding sequence GTGATCACTTTGGAAGACTGGGCGCTGATCAGGAGGCTGGCTTCGGACGGGGTTCCGAAAGCGCAGATCGCGGCGCGGTTGGGGATCTCGCGGACGACCGTGATCAAGGCGGTGAACTCCGACGGGCCGCCGAAGTATGAGCGGTCGCCGCGGCCGACGTCGTTCACGCCGTTCGAGGTGCGGGTGCGGGCGTTGCTCGCCGAGCATCCGCGGATGCCGGCGACGGTGCTCGCGGAGCGGGTTGGTTGGGAGGGCTCGATCCGCTGGTTCCGGGACAATGTCGTGAGACTGCGACCTGAGCATCACCCGGTCGACCCGGCGGATCGGCTCTCGTGGGCGGCGGGCGATGCGGCTCAATGTGATCTCTGGTTCCCGCCGCGGAAGATCCCGCTCGAGGACGGCACGACGGCGCTGTTGCCGGTGTTGGTGATCGTCGCGGCGCATTCGCGGTTCGTGACTGCGCGGATGATCCCGACCAGGAAGACGGAGGATCTGCTGCTCGGGCACTGGGATCTCATCCAACGGCTCGGCGCGGTCCCGCGGCGGCTGATCTGGGACAACGAGTCCGGCATCGGGCAGCGCGGCCGCCTCGCGCAAGGTGTTGCGGCGTTCGCGGGGACCCTCGCGACGAAGGTCGTGCAGCTGAGGCCCTACGACCCGGAATCGAAAGGGATCGTGGAGCGCCGCAACGGCTGGCTCGAGACCTCGTTCATGCCCGGCCGCACGTTCACTTCCCCGGCGGACTTCAACGCCCAGCTGGAGGGCTGGCTGGAGAGAGCGAACGCGAGGGTGGTGCGGACGATCAAGGCACGCCCGGTCGATCTGATCGGCCACGACCGTTCACGGATGCTCCCGTTGCCGCCGATCCCGCTGCAACTGGGCTGGCGAGAACGAGTCCGCCTCGGGCGGGACTACTACGTCCGCCTCGACGCGAGCGACTACTCCGTCGATCCCGCCGCGATAGGCCGGTTTGTCGACGTAATCGCCGATCTCGACCGTGTTCGGGTGCGCCTGGAGGACAGGCTGGTCGCTGACCACGCGCGGGTCTGGGCGCGCGGCTCCACGATCACCGATCCCGCACATCTGGAGGCCGCGAAACGGCTGCGGCAACAGTTCCAGACCCCACGTCCTGATCCCGTTGATGACCTGGCGCGTGATCTCGCGGACTACGACCGGGCGTTCGGGATCGAAGGAGTCGCCTGA
- a CDS encoding SRPBCC family protein has protein sequence MNALTAQRDIYADPQAIAGIILNIAELADWNPALNSTGTPDIVARIGLPYPVSTRIPGRATLTYTRATPEHVVWQLEVAGSTETGQWNLHPRGETTRVIHTMTHTGALFTLMHNAMSNVPTWRLDRLQQRAENRARLS, from the coding sequence ATGAACGCCCTCACCGCACAACGCGACATCTACGCCGACCCGCAAGCCATCGCCGGCATCATCCTCAACATCGCCGAACTCGCCGACTGGAACCCCGCCCTGAACAGCACCGGCACCCCGGACATCGTCGCAAGGATCGGTCTCCCCTACCCCGTCTCCACACGCATCCCCGGCCGCGCCACCCTCACCTACACCCGCGCGACGCCGGAGCACGTCGTCTGGCAGCTGGAAGTCGCGGGCAGTACCGAGACCGGGCAATGGAACCTCCATCCACGGGGAGAGACGACCCGCGTCATCCACACGATGACGCACACCGGTGCGCTCTTCACGCTGATGCACAATGCGATGAGCAACGTTCCGACCTGGCGGCTCGACCGGCTCCAACAGCGTGCAGAGAACCGCGCGCGACTCTCGTAA
- a CDS encoding MarR family winged helix-turn-helix transcriptional regulator, which translates to MLDTHPARVSAQELRYAILAAQREGNRQLALALAPLEVTPSQAEVILVLGEYGPTTLKGLGGLLVCETGSPSRLVDSLVKRDLVDRIDNPMDRRQILLQLTKEGRRLRPQIEAAEAAIDQSLRDAFGDELLRDIVQRMRAFLVGSNAGAALARRFNRD; encoded by the coding sequence ATGCTCGACACTCACCCCGCCCGCGTGAGCGCGCAGGAACTGCGCTATGCGATCCTCGCGGCGCAACGTGAAGGCAACAGGCAGCTCGCGCTCGCGCTTGCTCCGCTGGAAGTCACGCCTTCGCAGGCCGAGGTGATCCTGGTGCTCGGTGAATACGGCCCGACGACCCTCAAAGGTTTGGGTGGATTGCTGGTGTGCGAGACCGGCAGTCCTAGCAGGCTCGTCGACTCCCTCGTCAAACGTGACCTGGTCGACCGCATCGACAACCCGATGGATCGACGGCAGATCCTGCTGCAGCTCACCAAAGAGGGACGCAGGCTCCGGCCCCAGATCGAAGCCGCTGAAGCGGCCATTGATCAGAGTCTTCGCGACGCGTTCGGCGACGAGCTTCTCCGCGATATCGTGCAGCGCATGCGTGCGTTCCTCGTCGGCAGCAACGCCGGCGCCGCCCTTGCTCGCCGCTTCAACCGCGACTGA
- a CDS encoding SRPBCC family protein, with protein sequence MASTFTLVTECPVGAAAMFDASLDIDLHVASMGPSHERAIGGVTAGRIGLGQTVTWRARHFGVWFTMTSKITALDRPHRFVDRQVRGPFRTFVHEHRFDDAAGGCRMTDTVTVSSPVFGVVAERLVLVPYLRRLLRQRNLTLLRSAG encoded by the coding sequence ATGGCATCCACTTTCACGCTCGTGACCGAGTGCCCGGTCGGCGCTGCCGCCATGTTCGACGCCTCCCTCGACATCGACCTGCACGTCGCGTCGATGGGCCCCTCGCACGAGCGGGCGATCGGCGGGGTGACCGCGGGGCGGATCGGGCTCGGGCAGACGGTGACGTGGCGTGCGCGGCACTTCGGCGTCTGGTTCACCATGACCTCGAAGATCACGGCGCTCGATCGCCCGCATCGCTTCGTCGATCGACAGGTGCGGGGGCCGTTTCGCACCTTCGTCCACGAGCACCGGTTCGACGACGCAGCCGGCGGCTGCCGAATGACCGACACCGTCACGGTGTCCTCTCCCGTGTTCGGGGTCGTCGCCGAGCGCCTCGTGCTCGTCCCCTACCTGCGACGGCTCCTGCGGCAACGCAACCTGACGCTCCTCCGCTCCGCCGGGTAG
- a CDS encoding ATP-binding cassette domain-containing protein encodes MKENPQPTLIDAREVSKAYRGGARVLVDVTMHVAAGEVYGLVGPNGAGKTTLLRTLTGLVAPTNGSVRVGIPESRTIAGSLIEAPAFYPSLSGRRNLTLLCAYWGIDPSSADRALERVGLRGRDSRRPFRHYSLGMKQRLGIGAALLGDPAVVVLDEPTNGLDPEAIAGVRDIVRGLRDEGCAVLLSSHLLGEVEQVADRVGVLAAGRLVAEGSIDELRHRLRARRSAEVVVDDPDAATAVVRDAGLAIVDTLDRQLRIDLGETIEPHDLNRMLVGAGVRVSSLTEVGGTLEAAFFDLVSRAAPIAEGAHR; translated from the coding sequence GTGAAGGAGAATCCGCAGCCGACGCTGATCGACGCACGGGAGGTCAGCAAGGCGTATCGAGGCGGCGCCCGCGTGCTCGTCGACGTCACGATGCACGTCGCGGCCGGCGAGGTGTACGGACTGGTCGGCCCGAACGGCGCCGGAAAGACCACGCTCCTGCGCACGCTGACCGGGCTCGTGGCACCGACGAACGGCAGCGTTCGCGTCGGCATCCCGGAGTCGCGCACGATCGCCGGCTCGCTGATCGAGGCCCCCGCGTTCTACCCCTCGCTCTCCGGGCGTCGGAACCTGACGCTGCTGTGCGCATACTGGGGCATCGACCCTTCGTCCGCGGATCGCGCCCTCGAACGGGTGGGGCTGAGGGGCCGGGACAGCCGTCGGCCGTTCCGTCACTACTCGCTCGGGATGAAGCAGCGGCTCGGCATCGGTGCCGCCCTGCTCGGCGATCCCGCCGTCGTCGTGTTGGACGAGCCGACGAACGGCCTCGATCCCGAGGCGATCGCGGGGGTGCGCGACATCGTGCGCGGGCTGCGAGACGAGGGATGCGCGGTGCTGCTCTCCAGCCACCTTCTCGGCGAGGTCGAGCAGGTGGCCGATCGCGTCGGCGTCCTCGCCGCCGGACGGCTCGTCGCGGAAGGCAGCATCGATGAGCTGCGGCACCGGCTCCGGGCCCGCCGGTCTGCCGAGGTCGTCGTGGACGACCCCGACGCCGCGACCGCGGTGGTGCGCGACGCGGGCCTCGCGATCGTCGACACGCTGGACCGACAGCTTCGCATCGACCTGGGCGAGACCATCGAGCCGCACGACCTCAACAGGATGCTCGTCGGCGCGGGCGTTCGCGTGAGCTCGCTCACCGAGGTCGGCGGCACGCTGGAGGCGGCCTTCTTCGACCTCGTCTCGCGCGCCGCCCCGATAGCCGAAGGAGCACACCGATGA
- a CDS encoding transcriptional regulator: MDELDPVIHVQARLRIVAILDTFGPGDELSFPRLQTLLGVTSGNLATHLRKLEDSGYVRVRKVLEGRSPVTYIGLTEDGRTAFRVYKRDLRAFLEEPL, translated from the coding sequence ATGGATGAGCTCGACCCCGTCATCCACGTGCAGGCGAGGCTCCGCATCGTCGCCATCCTCGACACCTTCGGTCCTGGCGATGAGCTCTCGTTCCCGCGTCTCCAGACCTTGCTCGGCGTGACGTCGGGGAACCTCGCGACGCACCTGCGGAAGCTCGAAGACAGCGGGTACGTGCGCGTGCGCAAGGTGCTCGAAGGACGCAGCCCTGTCACCTACATCGGACTGACCGAAGACGGACGCACGGCCTTTCGCGTGTACAAGAGGGATCTCCGGGCCTTCCTGGAGGAGCCGCTGTGA
- a CDS encoding VOC family protein, which produces MKIDRLDHLVLTVADIPTTVAFYATVLGMTPHTYAGTRTALLFGPHKINLHQADEVILPRAAHPAPGSADVCLVVDGDLSDVEAELHAHGVPIVEGPVARQGAQGPMRSVYVRDPDGNLVELSSYG; this is translated from the coding sequence ATGAAGATCGACCGTCTGGACCATCTCGTGCTCACCGTCGCGGACATCCCGACGACCGTCGCGTTCTACGCGACCGTCCTCGGGATGACCCCGCACACGTACGCGGGCACGCGCACGGCCCTGCTGTTCGGGCCCCACAAGATCAACCTGCATCAGGCCGACGAGGTCATCCTGCCGCGGGCCGCCCACCCCGCTCCCGGCAGCGCCGACGTGTGCCTCGTCGTCGACGGCGACCTCTCCGACGTGGAGGCGGAGCTGCACGCGCACGGCGTCCCGATCGTGGAGGGCCCCGTCGCGCGCCAGGGCGCCCAGGGGCCCATGCGGAGCGTCTACGTGCGCGACCCCGACGGCAACCTCGTGGAGCTCAGCAGCTACGGGTGA
- a CDS encoding glycoside hydrolase family 16 protein, whose product MISPLSSTTSGACSAPGRRLLAVVVMTAVTLAGGSCASLSAEAASGPAVGTNGLVWAEEFAPPTSGSGVRTTEWHIDHLAGGWGNNELQAYTPRTQNLYVDRDGILHIVARKENYTDPRGNTAAYTSARIETVKVFRYGRIESRIKVPAGQGLWSAFWTLGAGHWTTGWPTVGEIDIVELLGDAAVAHAGVHAARGNGGRWNRSADLRAADIGATTFANQWHVYAIEWSADKIEFFVDDVSYLTVARSSLRPGEQWAFDNPQHLLLNLAVGGNWPGSPDATTPFPAEMLVDWVRVYDSEISTLPRGTR is encoded by the coding sequence ATGATCTCCCCCCTCTCATCCACGACGTCCGGCGCATGCTCCGCCCCGGGACGCCGCCTTCTCGCCGTCGTCGTCATGACGGCCGTCACCCTGGCCGGCGGCAGCTGCGCCTCCCTGTCCGCGGAGGCCGCGAGCGGCCCGGCCGTCGGCACGAACGGGCTCGTCTGGGCGGAGGAGTTCGCCCCGCCGACCTCCGGCTCCGGCGTGCGCACGACGGAGTGGCACATCGACCACCTCGCGGGCGGGTGGGGCAACAACGAGCTGCAGGCCTACACGCCGCGCACGCAGAACCTGTACGTCGACCGCGACGGCATCCTGCACATCGTCGCCCGCAAGGAGAACTACACCGACCCGCGCGGCAACACGGCGGCGTACACGTCGGCGCGCATCGAGACCGTGAAGGTCTTCCGCTACGGGCGCATCGAGTCGCGCATCAAGGTGCCCGCGGGCCAGGGCCTGTGGTCGGCGTTCTGGACGCTCGGCGCGGGCCACTGGACGACGGGCTGGCCGACGGTCGGCGAGATCGACATCGTCGAGCTGCTCGGCGACGCGGCGGTCGCGCACGCGGGCGTGCACGCGGCGCGCGGCAACGGCGGGCGCTGGAACCGGTCGGCCGATCTGCGGGCCGCCGACATCGGCGCGACGACGTTCGCGAACCAGTGGCACGTGTACGCGATCGAGTGGTCGGCGGACAAGATCGAGTTCTTCGTCGACGACGTCTCCTACCTCACGGTCGCACGCAGCTCGCTGCGTCCCGGCGAGCAGTGGGCCTTCGACAACCCCCAGCACCTGCTGCTGAACCTCGCCGTCGGCGGCAACTGGCCCGGCTCCCCCGACGCGACGACCCCGTTCCCCGCCGAGATGCTCGTCGACTGGGTGCGCGTGTACGACTCCGAGATCTCCACGCTCCCCCGCGGCACGCGCTGA